A single Stigmatopora argus isolate UIUO_Sarg chromosome 7, RoL_Sarg_1.0, whole genome shotgun sequence DNA region contains:
- the LOC144077503 gene encoding G-protein coupled receptor 26-like: protein MEPLMMTIPEFLLEVSIVVMAVVSLVTNMSVLLCFTQSSELRSHVPGIFVLNLSFSNILLAFINMPATFFGVAERGEPFGNLICRMISLVETFLTTNSMLSMAALSLDRWIAVMFPLSYSRKMRYRDAVLMVIYSWLQSLAFSLTQLLMDWGGYNHTYASCTVCLATEGRSQLAAYATFTVLLHCSSFTVSLAVMCFSYLKVLRVAKSHCKRIDVITVQTLVLLVDIHPSVKERCLSEQKKRRQRATKKICIFIGSFVFCFSPYVITRLLELLPFMHIPQYWGIITKCLCYAKASSDPFVYCLLRHQYRKVLIRIISRFVRKDHYLMSASSWSSTFDTTEDNWTARTS, encoded by the exons ATGGAACCTCTAATGATGACCATCCCCGAGTTTCTCCTGGAAGTGTCCATAGTAGTGATGGCTGTTGTTTCCTTGGTGACAAACATGTCAGTGCTGCTGTGCTTCACACAAAGCTCAGAGTTGAGGTCTCATGTCCCGGGGATCTTTGTTCTGAATCTGTCTTTCTCCAACATCCTCCTAGCTTTCATCAACATGCCGGCCACATTTTTCGGGGTGGCCGAACGCGGAGAGCCCTTTGGGAACTTAATCTGCCGTATGATCAGTTTAGTGGAAACTTTCCTCACCACCAACAGCATGCTGAGCATGGCGGCTCTCAGCCTTGACAGGTGGATCGCCGTCATGTTTCCTCTGAGCTATTCCCGCAAGATGCGCTACCGGGATGCCGTCTTAATGGTGATCTACTCCTGGCTGCAGTCCCTTGCCTTCTCTTTGACACAGCTGCTCATGGACTGGGGAGGCTACAACCACACGTACGCCTCGTGCACCGTGTGCCTGGCAACGGAGGGAAGGTCGCAGCTGGCCGCCTACGCCACTTTCACCGTACTGCTCCATTGCAGCAGCTTTACTGTCAGCTTGGCTGTGATGTGCTTCTCCTACCTCAAAGTTTTGAGAGTGGCCAAGTCCCACTGCAAGAGGATAGATGTCATCACTGTGCAGACTCTCGTCCTGCTGGTTGATATTCACCCCAG TGTGAAAGAAAGGTGTTTGTCTGAGCAGAAGAAGAGAAGGCAGCGGGCCACAAagaaaatttgcatttttatagGCTCCTTCGTTTTCTGCTTTTCACCTTATGTTATAACAAG GTTATTGGAGCTGTTACCCTTTATGCACATCCCGCAGTATTGGGGCATCATCACTAAATGTCTGTGCTACGCCAAAGCTTCAAGCGATCCGTTTGTCTACTGTTTACTACGCCATCAGTACAGAAAGGTTCTGATTCGTATCATCAGCCGCTTTGTGCGAAAGGACCATTACTTGATGTCTGCGAGCAGCTGGAGCAGCACATTTGACACTACAGAAGACAATTGGACTGCTAGAACATCATGA